A genomic segment from Glycine soja cultivar W05 chromosome 18, ASM419377v2, whole genome shotgun sequence encodes:
- the LOC114397059 gene encoding uncharacterized protein LOC114397059, producing the protein MFVFDRLRDIQCVLRDFRNASVIHTLVYFFKSDLFIEEIVFRDNLVDLALKVLRENPRQALARNENQETGLHVLARKRSSFSCRGGQGVTTTGGGFSEKLSTKDGPALNASFSNDFDLAFIPGLCALLVSDHMHRLVRQINLKEEDCTLVLNLNVWEKKKSFCPGLGAVMTWTLGLGLSCLLGLVIGIAVRPYIIPNTERYQSLPLHRDMEALPNQSGEASYRCCSSAPKAQLLAAVAPLFTQS; encoded by the exons atgttTGTCTTTGATCGTCTCAGGGACATACAGTGTGTGCTGAGGGATTTTCGGAATGCTTCAGTCATCCATACTTTGGTTTATTTCTTCAAATCGGACCTCTTCATCGAAGAGATTGTGTTTCGGGACAACCTCGTGG ATTTAGCTTTGAAGGTGTTACGAGAGAATCCAAGGCAAGCTTTGGCAAGGAATGAGAACCAGGAGACGGGATTGCATGTTTTGGCCCGAAAGCGTTCATCTTTTAGTTGTCGAGGAGGACAAG GTGTGACCACAACTGGGGGAGGGTTCTCAGAAAAGTTGAGCACAAAGGATGGGCCTGCACTTAATGCAtcattttcaaatgattttgacCTGGCCTTCATTCCTGGGCTGTGTGCCTTGCTGGTGTCAGATCACATGCACAGATTGGTCcgccagattaatttgaaggagGAGGATTGCACCCTTGTTCTAAATCTG AATgtgtgggaaaaaaaaaaatccttttgtcCAGGGCTAGGTGCAGTCATGACTTGGACTCTAGGATTAGGTCTTTCATGCTTACTGGGGTTAGTAATTGGGATTGCAGTGCGCCCTTACATCATCCCTAAT ACAGAAAGGTACCAATCCTTGCCGTTACATCGAGACATGGAAGCGTTGCCTAACCAGTCTGGGGAAGCTAGCTACCGATGCTGTTCTTCAGCACCAAAAGCGCAATTGCTAGCTGCAGTTGCTCCTCTGTTTACACAATCCTGA